The proteins below come from a single Blattabacterium cuenoti genomic window:
- a CDS encoding ribonucleoside-diphosphate reductase subunit alpha: METHPIAEKEGWKVEKDFPVWANNELYLNTIKSGYLLKGETPIEAYKRLASNASKILNKPKIEKNIFNILWKGWLIPSTPVMVNFGTEKGLPISCFSGRVGDSMYDIYRKNLEMAILSKHGGGTSYDFSLVRPMGSYIKKGILGKSDGIIPFIKSYDSTIIASKQGSTRRGAVAIYLNIEHKEYPEFLKLREPKGDINRQCHNIHQGTILSDSFIKGIFNKNGINKSLWVSTLKKRVKTGEPYLFFIDNANRNIPENWKKYGLKIHHSNLCSEIMLPTDENHTLVCCLSSLNLEKYKEWKNTNTVFYSILFLDSALQEFINKGKNIKGIEDAVSFAEKSRAIGLGALGWHSYLQSNMISFGSSTADTLTHDIFNNISYNSRRATKYLANEYGESKWNRGTGKRNLTLMALAPNRSSAKLAGGLSQGIEPFAANIYVDDDARGMYIRKNPYLEKILKEKNCNNSKIWEKIASEKGSCKNIDILSEKEKDVFRCFKEINQPKLIRQASIRQQYLDQGQSLSLSFYQRTPAKYINQVHIYAWKMGLKSLYYYRSSSIIRADTKSKYLS; encoded by the coding sequence ATGGAAACACACCCTATCGCAGAAAAAGAAGGATGGAAGGTAGAAAAAGATTTCCCAGTTTGGGCTAATAATGAATTATATTTAAATACAATTAAAAGTGGATATTTACTAAAAGGAGAAACACCGATTGAAGCTTATAAGAGATTAGCAAGTAATGCTTCTAAAATACTTAACAAGCCTAAAATAGAAAAAAATATTTTTAATATTCTTTGGAAAGGGTGGTTAATTCCTTCTACTCCAGTTATGGTAAATTTTGGGACAGAAAAAGGATTACCTATTAGTTGTTTTTCAGGTAGAGTAGGTGATAGCATGTATGATATATATAGGAAAAATTTAGAAATGGCTATTTTAAGCAAACATGGAGGAGGGACATCTTATGATTTTAGTTTAGTTAGACCAATGGGGAGTTATATAAAAAAAGGTATTTTAGGAAAATCTGATGGTATTATTCCATTTATAAAATCATATGATAGTACAATTATAGCTAGTAAACAAGGAAGCACTAGAAGAGGTGCAGTAGCCATATATTTAAATATTGAACATAAAGAATATCCAGAATTTTTAAAATTAAGGGAACCTAAAGGTGATATCAATAGACAATGTCATAATATTCATCAAGGAACAATATTGTCAGATTCTTTTATAAAAGGTATTTTTAATAAAAATGGAATAAATAAATCATTATGGGTTAGTACATTAAAAAAACGTGTAAAAACAGGAGAACCATATTTATTTTTTATAGATAATGCTAATAGAAATATTCCTGAAAATTGGAAAAAATATGGATTAAAAATACATCATAGTAATCTATGTTCTGAAATAATGCTCCCTACAGATGAAAATCATACTTTAGTTTGTTGTTTATCTTCCTTAAATTTAGAAAAATATAAAGAATGGAAAAATACTAATACTGTTTTTTATTCAATTTTATTTTTAGATTCTGCTTTACAAGAATTTATTAATAAAGGTAAAAATATAAAAGGAATAGAAGATGCTGTTAGTTTTGCAGAAAAAAGTAGAGCAATTGGATTAGGTGCTTTAGGTTGGCATTCATATTTGCAATCTAATATGATTTCTTTTGGATCTTCAACAGCTGATACTTTAACACATGATATATTTAATAATATATCATATAATTCTAGAAGAGCCACTAAATATTTAGCAAATGAATATGGAGAATCTAAATGGAATAGAGGAACTGGAAAAAGAAATTTAACATTAATGGCTTTAGCTCCTAATAGGAGTTCTGCTAAGTTAGCTGGTGGGCTTTCACAGGGAATAGAACCATTTGCAGCTAATATATATGTAGATGATGATGCAAGAGGAATGTATATTAGAAAAAATCCATATTTAGAAAAAATTTTAAAAGAAAAAAATTGTAATAATTCAAAAATTTGGGAAAAAATTGCCAGTGAAAAAGGATCATGTAAAAATATAGATATTCTTAGTGAAAAAGAAAAAGATGTGTTTAGATGTTTCAAAGAAATTAACCAACCTAAATTAATAAGACAAGCTAGTATAAGACAGCAATATTTAGATCAAGGACAAAGCTTAAGTTTATCGTTTTATCAAAGAACTCCTGCTAAATATATTAATCAGGTTCATATATATGCATGGAAAATGGGATTAAAAAGTCTTTATTATTATAGAAGTTCTAGTATTATTCGTGCAGATACAAAAAGTAAATATCTAAGTTAG
- the queA gene encoding tRNA preQ1(34) S-adenosylmethionine ribosyltransferase-isomerase QueA gives MRTSDFNFKSPSNLLAKFPVKERDESRLMVIHRNSNKIEHRFFKNLHEYFEEEDSIILNNTKVFPAKLFGNKEKTEAKIEVFLLRELDIVDRTWDVLVDPARKVRVGNKLNFGSGITGEVIDNTTSRGRILQLNYNGTHKELIQKIKEIGKTPLPKYIERNPEKCDRIRYQTIYAKKEGSVAAPTAGLHFSKHLLKKLEIKGINIVEITLHLGLGSFLPVEVEDISKHKMDSEKCYISQESCKIINRTIQKKKKVCAVGTSSMRAIESSVSSNKNLNPFSGWTNKFIFPPYKFNIANCMITNFHMPKSTLIMMIAAFTGFDLIMKAYQIAIEKKYRFYSYGDVMLIL, from the coding sequence ATGAGAACTTCAGATTTTAATTTTAAATCTCCTTCAAATCTTCTTGCTAAATTTCCTGTTAAAGAAAGAGATGAATCTAGATTAATGGTAATACATAGGAATAGTAATAAAATTGAACATAGATTTTTCAAAAATTTGCATGAATACTTTGAAGAAGAAGATTCCATAATCTTAAATAATACCAAAGTATTTCCGGCTAAATTATTCGGAAATAAAGAAAAAACTGAAGCTAAAATAGAAGTTTTTCTACTCAGAGAATTAGATATAGTAGATAGAACTTGGGATGTTTTAGTTGATCCTGCTAGAAAAGTAAGAGTAGGAAATAAACTAAATTTTGGATCAGGTATAACCGGCGAAGTAATAGATAATACAACTTCTAGAGGAAGAATATTACAGCTTAATTATAACGGAACACATAAAGAACTTATTCAAAAAATAAAAGAAATTGGAAAAACTCCATTACCTAAATATATAGAAAGAAATCCAGAAAAATGTGATAGAATACGTTATCAAACTATATATGCAAAAAAAGAAGGATCCGTAGCAGCTCCAACTGCTGGATTACATTTTTCTAAACATTTATTAAAAAAATTAGAAATAAAAGGAATAAATATAGTAGAAATAACTCTACATCTAGGATTAGGTAGTTTCTTACCAGTTGAAGTTGAAGATATATCAAAACATAAAATGGATTCTGAAAAATGCTATATCAGTCAAGAATCATGTAAAATCATTAATAGAACAATACAGAAAAAAAAAAAAGTATGTGCAGTAGGAACATCATCAATGCGAGCCATAGAAAGTTCTGTATCCTCTAATAAAAATTTAAATCCCTTTTCAGGATGGACAAATAAATTCATTTTTCCTCCTTATAAATTTAATATAGCTAATTGCATGATAACCAATTTTCATATGCCAAAATCAACATTAATTATGATGATTGCTGCTTTTACAGGTTTTGATTTAATAATGAAAGCTTACCAAATAGCAATAGAAAAAAAATATAGATTTTATTCTTATGGAGATGTTATGTTAATTTTATAA
- a CDS encoding polyprenyl synthetase family protein — protein sequence MKILLEKAKIPIKTEIKIFEKQLFNLIKSDSILLNNINHYILKKKGKLIRPILVFLTAKMLGSIQKKTYHTACLIELIHNATLIHDDVIDNSNFRRGYPSINSIWKNKISILTGDYFLSKSLLLASKNNYLDLLKIICKTIKNMSEGELLQIENTYNTSEKIYNQIIYRKTASLISASCECGAISVNASQKNIFNMKKFGIFAGIAYQIKDDLFDYENNNFIGKPIGIDFKEKQITLPLIYTIKKASKYDKEKIIDSLKNYSEKKRNIIIDYVNKYGGLKYAIKKMMKFCNNALKILKFYPEGIIKDSLEIMIKFIVKRNQ from the coding sequence ATGAAAATACTTTTGGAAAAAGCAAAAATACCTATAAAAACAGAAATAAAAATATTTGAAAAACAATTATTTAATCTAATAAAGAGTGATAGTATATTATTAAATAATATAAATCATTATATATTAAAAAAAAAGGGAAAATTAATCCGTCCTATACTTGTTTTTTTAACAGCTAAAATGTTAGGATCAATACAAAAAAAAACTTATCATACAGCATGTTTAATAGAATTGATACACAATGCCACACTTATACATGATGACGTTATTGACAATAGTAATTTTCGAAGAGGATATCCATCTATCAACTCAATATGGAAAAATAAAATATCGATATTGACTGGAGATTACTTTTTATCAAAAAGCTTGTTATTAGCTAGTAAAAATAATTACTTAGATTTATTAAAAATTATTTGTAAAACCATTAAAAATATGAGTGAAGGAGAATTATTACAAATAGAAAACACATATAATACTTCTGAAAAAATTTATAATCAAATTATTTATAGAAAAACTGCTAGTTTAATCTCTGCATCCTGCGAATGTGGAGCAATTTCCGTAAATGCAAGTCAAAAAAATATATTTAATATGAAAAAATTTGGAATTTTTGCCGGAATAGCTTATCAAATTAAAGATGATTTATTTGATTATGAAAATAATAATTTTATAGGTAAGCCAATAGGAATTGATTTTAAAGAGAAACAAATAACACTTCCTCTTATTTATACTATTAAAAAAGCATCTAAATATGATAAAGAAAAAATTATAGATTCTTTAAAAAATTATAGCGAAAAAAAAAGAAATATAATAATTGATTATGTAAATAAATATGGAGGATTAAAATATGCAATAAAAAAAATGATGAAATTTTGTAATAATGCATTAAAAATTTTAAAATTTTATCCTGAAGGAATAATTAAAGATTCATTGGAAATTATGATAAAATTTATCGTTAAAAGAAATCAATAA
- the topA gene encoding type I DNA topoisomerase: protein MPTNLVIVESPTKAKTIQKFLGKNYYVVPSYGHIIDLPEKKIGIQINNNFKPNYVILSKKIKVVKELKKLIKNYKFIWLATDEDREGEAIAHQIQKTFIENNKKYKRIVFHEITKKSIFHAIKNPRELNFNLIYSQQARRILDRIVGFLLSPLLWKKIKKGLSAGRVQSIAVRLIVEREQKIKNHIPVKTYKITGSFIKDKEIIYANFSKNLKNKKEVKSIMDLCINTKYFKIKEIIENNEKKSPSPPFTTSSLQQESCNRLNFSISKTMFIAQSLYEKGYITYMRTDSQKLSEFIISKIKNFICSNYGIEYLSVKNFSNSNKFSQESHEAIRPTVIDHNDDYLKDLNSSENILYQLIWERTIMGQMKDVIFRKKNFHIQFSDPKNFFIATEKYIIFDGYTKVKKKIPKKIIPLSLKKGNRLYRKEIIATSVIKNNSYRYNEATLVKNLENLGIGRPSTYVPIISTIQKRDYVNIQKIIKKKEIKEIFLLQEKKKSISKIYKEFIKIEKNRFVPTEMGILITNFLKNHFYEIINYNFTENLEKKLDSIAKGTITWIEVIKDFYNKFEKIISHVQKNVKKVYEKRLLGKEPKSNQKIYVMMAKFGPVIQLGDFNKKNKNRPKFFPLLNSQKLETISLKETLKMIDLPKKLGLFNNKEIYLKINKYNIYIKYDNQIIPIKKEDFFNSSITLNNAINIINNNNKNKS, encoded by the coding sequence ATGCCAACTAATTTAGTAATTGTTGAATCTCCTACTAAAGCTAAAACAATACAAAAATTCTTAGGGAAAAATTATTATGTAGTTCCTAGTTATGGACATATAATAGATTTACCAGAAAAAAAAATAGGGATCCAAATTAATAATAATTTTAAACCTAATTATGTAATTTTATCAAAAAAAATAAAAGTAGTAAAAGAATTAAAAAAATTAATAAAAAATTATAAATTTATTTGGTTAGCTACAGATGAAGACCGTGAAGGTGAGGCTATTGCACATCAAATTCAAAAAACTTTTATTGAAAATAATAAAAAATATAAAAGAATTGTATTTCACGAAATAACTAAAAAATCAATATTTCATGCTATTAAAAATCCTAGAGAATTAAATTTCAATTTAATATATTCTCAACAAGCAAGAAGAATTTTAGATAGAATAGTAGGATTCTTATTATCTCCATTATTATGGAAAAAAATAAAAAAAGGACTTTCCGCAGGTAGAGTTCAATCAATAGCAGTTAGATTGATTGTGGAAAGAGAACAAAAAATAAAAAATCACATTCCTGTAAAAACATATAAAATAACTGGTTCTTTTATAAAAGATAAAGAAATTATTTACGCAAACTTTTCTAAAAATTTGAAAAATAAAAAAGAAGTAAAATCCATAATGGATCTATGTATTAATACTAAATATTTTAAAATAAAAGAAATTATTGAAAATAATGAAAAAAAAAGCCCTTCACCACCATTTACTACTTCATCATTACAACAAGAATCATGTAATCGATTAAACTTTTCTATATCAAAAACTATGTTTATAGCTCAAAGCTTATACGAAAAAGGATATATTACTTATATGCGAACAGATAGTCAAAAATTATCTGAATTTATTATTTCTAAAATAAAAAATTTTATATGTTCTAATTATGGAATAGAATATTTATCTGTAAAAAATTTTTCTAACTCTAATAAATTTTCTCAAGAATCTCATGAAGCAATTCGACCAACTGTTATTGATCATAATGATGATTATTTAAAAGATTTAAATTCTTCTGAAAATATTCTATATCAATTAATTTGGGAAAGAACTATAATGGGACAAATGAAAGATGTTATCTTCCGAAAAAAAAATTTTCATATACAATTCTCTGATCCAAAAAATTTTTTTATAGCTACCGAAAAATATATAATTTTTGATGGATATACAAAAGTTAAAAAAAAAATTCCAAAAAAAATTATTCCTTTATCCTTAAAAAAGGGCAACCGTTTATATAGAAAAGAAATTATTGCTACGTCAGTTATTAAAAATAATTCATATAGATATAATGAAGCGACTTTAGTAAAAAATTTAGAAAATTTAGGAATCGGAAGACCTTCTACTTATGTTCCTATAATATCTACTATTCAAAAAAGAGATTATGTTAATATTCAAAAAATTATAAAAAAAAAAGAAATAAAAGAAATTTTTTTATTACAAGAGAAAAAAAAATCTATATCCAAGATATATAAAGAATTTATAAAAATAGAAAAAAATAGATTTGTTCCCACTGAAATGGGTATATTAATAACTAATTTTTTAAAAAATCATTTTTACGAAATAATAAATTATAATTTTACGGAGAATTTAGAAAAAAAACTTGATTCTATAGCCAAAGGAACTATTACTTGGATAGAAGTTATTAAAGATTTTTATAATAAATTCGAAAAAATAATATCTCACGTTCAAAAAAACGTAAAAAAAGTCTATGAAAAACGTCTTCTTGGAAAAGAACCTAAATCTAATCAAAAAATTTATGTAATGATGGCTAAATTTGGGCCGGTTATACAATTAGGTGATTTTAATAAAAAAAATAAAAATAGACCAAAATTTTTTCCATTATTAAATAGCCAAAAATTAGAAACTATTTCTTTAAAAGAAACATTAAAAATGATTGATCTTCCTAAAAAATTAGGATTATTTAATAATAAAGAAATTTATTTAAAAATAAATAAATACAATATTTATATTAAATATGATAATCAAATAATTCCAATAAAAAAGGAAGATTTTTTTAATTCATCAATAACATTAAATAATGCCATCAATATTATCAATAACAATAATAAAAATAAATCATAA
- the rsmI gene encoding 16S rRNA (cytidine(1402)-2'-O)-methyltransferase, producing the protein MLYIIPTPIGNLEDLTFRSLRILKEVDLILVESYRISKRLLNFYNIKTNVNKYHIHNESKMIPYIINEIKQGKKLALISNAGTPSISDPGYLIIKHCINSSISIECLPGPTAIIPSLVISGFPINEFLFIGFLPKKKRKIKLEKLSKEKKTIVIYESPHRLLKTLNDIKNYFGINIHVAICKEISKLFQKILRGSIKEILIYYNNNNQKILGEYTIVINNKNIV; encoded by the coding sequence ATGTTATATATTATACCTACTCCTATAGGAAATTTAGAAGATTTAACTTTTAGAAGTTTACGAATTCTAAAAGAAGTAGACTTAATTTTAGTAGAAAGTTATAGAATTTCTAAAAGATTATTAAATTTTTATAATATAAAAACTAATGTAAATAAATATCATATCCATAACGAATCCAAAATGATACCATATATTATAAATGAAATCAAACAAGGTAAAAAATTAGCACTAATTTCTAATGCTGGAACTCCTAGTATTTCTGATCCTGGATATTTAATTATTAAACATTGTATTAATTCTTCAATATCAATAGAATGTCTTCCTGGTCCAACTGCAATCATTCCATCATTAGTAATTTCTGGATTTCCAATTAATGAATTTCTATTTATTGGTTTTTTGCCTAAAAAAAAAAGAAAAATTAAATTAGAAAAATTATCAAAAGAAAAAAAAACTATTGTAATTTATGAATCCCCTCATAGACTACTAAAAACTTTAAATGATATAAAAAATTATTTTGGAATTAATATACATGTTGCAATATGTAAAGAAATATCAAAACTTTTTCAAAAAATATTAAGAGGTAGTATTAAAGAAATACTTATATATTATAACAATAATAATCAAAAAATTTTAGGAGAATATACTATTGTAATCAATAATAAAAACATAGTTTAA
- a CDS encoding aspartate-semialdehyde dehydrogenase: MRLGIVGVTGMVGNIFLNILEKKHFSNDLYFSASDKSIGKKIFFKKKEYKIIGINELILKKLNVVLFSAGSKVSKKWAPIFAKNGTFVIDNSSAWRMDKEKKLIVPEINASFLRKKDKIIANPNCSTIQLVMVLYPLHIKYNITRVIVSTYQSVTGTGKKAVNQLNQEQSKGFSKIKVYPHPIYQNVLPHCDSFIENGYSVEEMKLINETKKIMNDQNISITSTSARVPVIGGHSESVNITFKEKPELNDIRNILKNTKGVVVQDKPKENIYPMPIFSYGKDEVFVGRIREDFSFPNSINLWIVSDNLRKGAATNAIQILEFLLDNNFF; the protein is encoded by the coding sequence ATGAGATTAGGAATAGTTGGAGTTACTGGAATGGTAGGAAATATATTTCTAAATATTCTTGAAAAAAAACATTTTTCTAATGATTTATATTTTTCTGCATCTGATAAATCTATCGGAAAAAAAATTTTTTTTAAAAAGAAAGAATATAAAATAATTGGAATAAATGAATTAATTTTGAAAAAATTAAATGTTGTTTTATTTTCAGCTGGATCAAAAGTATCTAAAAAATGGGCTCCAATTTTTGCTAAAAATGGAACTTTTGTTATAGATAATTCTTCTGCATGGCGAATGGATAAAGAAAAAAAATTAATTGTTCCAGAGATAAATGCTTCTTTTTTAAGAAAAAAAGACAAGATTATTGCTAATCCAAATTGTTCCACTATACAATTAGTAATGGTTTTATACCCTTTACATATAAAATATAATATTACCAGAGTTATTGTTTCTACTTATCAATCAGTAACTGGTACTGGAAAGAAAGCTGTTAATCAATTGAATCAAGAACAATCAAAAGGATTTTCTAAAATAAAAGTTTACCCACACCCTATTTATCAAAATGTTTTACCTCATTGTGATTCATTTATAGAAAATGGATATTCTGTAGAAGAAATGAAATTAATAAATGAAACAAAAAAAATAATGAACGATCAAAATATTTCTATAACATCTACTTCAGCAAGAGTTCCAGTCATAGGAGGACATTCCGAAAGTGTAAATATAACATTTAAAGAAAAACCTGAATTAAATGATATTAGAAATATATTAAAAAATACAAAAGGAGTTGTTGTTCAAGATAAACCAAAAGAAAATATTTATCCTATGCCAATATTTTCTTATGGAAAAGATGAAGTTTTTGTTGGAAGGATAAGAGAAGATTTCTCATTTCCAAACTCTATAAATCTTTGGATAGTTTCGGATAATCTTAGAAAAGGAGCGGCCACTAATGCAATTCAAATTTTGGAATTTTTACTTGATAATAATTTTTTTTAA
- the gmk gene encoding guanylate kinase, which produces MKKRKVIILSGSSGSGKTTISQYLLSKISNLKLSISCTTRTIRKNEKNGKDYYFISKKNFFYKIKKYQFIEWEEVYDNSFYGTLKNELYKIWREGKHVLFDVDVKGGLKLKRIFKKNSLSIFISVISKKILEERLINRESENMEKIKIRLKRAEKENIYSDLFDFIIENNDLKTTKNKILKIVYNFI; this is translated from the coding sequence ATGAAAAAAAGAAAAGTTATTATATTGTCTGGATCCTCTGGAAGTGGTAAAACAACTATTTCTCAATATCTATTATCTAAAATATCAAATTTAAAATTATCTATATCATGCACTACTAGAACAATAAGAAAAAATGAAAAAAATGGAAAAGATTATTATTTTATATCTAAAAAGAATTTTTTTTATAAAATAAAAAAATATCAGTTTATAGAATGGGAAGAAGTATATGATAATTCATTTTATGGAACTCTAAAAAATGAATTATATAAAATTTGGAGAGAAGGAAAACATGTATTATTTGATGTTGACGTAAAAGGGGGGTTAAAATTAAAAAGAATTTTTAAAAAAAATTCTTTATCCATTTTTATATCAGTAATATCAAAAAAAATTTTAGAAGAAAGATTAATTAATAGAGAATCCGAAAATATGGAAAAAATAAAAATCCGTTTAAAAAGAGCAGAAAAAGAGAATATTTATTCTGATTTATTTGATTTTATTATTGAAAATAATGATTTAAAAACTACTAAAAATAAAATACTTAAAATAGTATATAATTTTATATAA
- a CDS encoding RpiB/LacA/LacB family sugar-phosphate isomerase, which translates to MIIAIGCDHTGIGYKYLINKYLIKKGYTIKDFGFSKYGEKVDYPDFVHPTAKFVEKGFANFGIVICGSGNGAAMTANKYNKIRAALVWNKKTAFLAKKHNDANIISLPARFIKKNDVLDIIDIFLNTNFEGGRHKIRIKKIPIY; encoded by the coding sequence ATGATAATAGCAATAGGTTGTGATCATACTGGAATAGGTTATAAATATTTAATAAATAAATATTTGATAAAAAAAGGATATACAATAAAAGATTTTGGTTTTTCAAAATACGGAGAAAAAGTTGATTATCCAGATTTTGTTCATCCTACTGCTAAATTTGTAGAAAAAGGATTTGCTAATTTCGGAATTGTTATATGTGGAAGTGGAAATGGTGCAGCTATGACAGCAAATAAGTATAATAAAATTCGTGCGGCTTTGGTTTGGAATAAAAAAACTGCTTTTTTAGCGAAAAAACATAATGACGCAAATATTATCAGTTTACCTGCTAGATTTATAAAAAAAAATGATGTTTTAGATATTATTGATATTTTTTTAAATACAAATTTTGAAGGAGGAAGACATAAAATTAGAATAAAAAAAATTCCCATATATTAA
- a CDS encoding phosphoglycerate kinase, with the protein MKKIKDINDFDFYNKKALLRVDFNVPVNNFQEITDDTRIRYTIPTIQKILSDQGKVIIISHFGRPQEIKSKNYSLKFLLPYLSKLLKSPIFFCEKCIGKSVEEKIQKLKNGEIILLENLRFHKEEEKGNQKFAFELSKFGDIYVNDAFGASHRDHSSITILPKFFKNKKCIGLLMKKEIHNLNKLLLGNVKRPMTIILGGAKISSKINIIKRFIKISDYLLLGGIMSYPFIKKTGGHIGNSLITENNNENDKNFDQIVNNILSINNKTKNLILPKDIIALSENNKNIQNFSIFCIPKGWKGLDIGKESIKYFCDIITKSRTILWNGPMGKLELPKFSLGTISIAKKIAEVTTEKNYYSIVGGGDSIYALKKAKCINNISYISTGGGAMLEMLKNKNLPGIKAIKN; encoded by the coding sequence ATGAAAAAAATAAAAGATATTAATGATTTTGATTTTTATAATAAAAAAGCATTATTAAGAGTTGATTTTAATGTTCCAGTAAATAATTTTCAAGAAATAACAGATGATACTCGAATCCGATATACTATTCCTACTATTCAAAAAATTTTATCTGACCAAGGAAAAGTTATTATTATATCCCATTTTGGAAGGCCACAAGAAATCAAATCTAAAAATTATTCCTTAAAATTTTTACTTCCTTATTTATCAAAATTATTAAAATCTCCTATTTTTTTTTGTGAAAAATGTATAGGAAAATCAGTAGAAGAAAAAATCCAAAAATTAAAAAATGGAGAAATAATTTTATTAGAAAATTTACGTTTTCATAAAGAAGAAGAAAAAGGAAATCAAAAATTTGCTTTTGAATTATCAAAATTTGGAGATATTTATGTAAACGATGCTTTTGGTGCTTCTCATAGAGATCATTCCTCAATAACAATTTTGCCAAAATTTTTTAAAAATAAAAAATGTATTGGACTTCTAATGAAAAAAGAAATACATAATTTGAATAAATTATTACTAGGAAATGTTAAAAGGCCAATGACAATTATATTAGGTGGAGCAAAAATATCATCAAAAATAAATATTATAAAAAGATTTATTAAAATTTCTGATTATCTATTATTAGGAGGAATAATGTCATATCCTTTTATAAAAAAAACAGGAGGACATATAGGGAATTCTTTAATTACAGAAAATAACAATGAAAATGATAAAAATTTTGATCAAATAGTGAATAATATTTTATCTATAAATAATAAAACAAAAAATTTGATCCTTCCAAAGGATATAATTGCATTATCAGAAAATAATAAAAACATTCAAAATTTTTCTATTTTTTGTATTCCAAAAGGATGGAAGGGATTAGATATAGGAAAAGAATCCATAAAATATTTTTGTGATATTATAACAAAATCTCGTACCATATTATGGAATGGACCAATGGGGAAATTAGAATTACCAAAATTTTCATTAGGAACTATATCCATTGCAAAAAAAATAGCAGAAGTTACTACAGAAAAAAATTATTATTCAATAGTAGGTGGAGGGGATTCAATTTATGCATTAAAAAAGGCAAAATGTATTAATAATATTAGCTATATTTCTACTGGAGGAGGCGCTATGTTAGAAATGTTAAAAAATAAAAATTTACCTGGAATAAAAGCAATAAAAAATTAA
- a CDS encoding superoxide dismutase, giving the protein MLFKLPDLSYSYQDMEPYIDRKTMEIHHKKHHYNYINSLNNAISNTDMINLSIKEILRRSHIESPVIQNNSGGVYNHNFFWKILIPSSKFESPGLTFNNIINKNFNSFNSFKEKFSNIALNHFGSGWIWLCINNKKKLNICSTSNQDNPIMYGTNCEGIPILGLDIWEHAYYLQYQNRRSDYISSFWKIINWKQVENNYLHAIETIDEY; this is encoded by the coding sequence ATGTTATTTAAACTTCCAGATTTATCATATTCTTATCAAGATATGGAACCCTATATAGATAGGAAAACTATGGAAATTCATCATAAAAAACATCATTATAACTATATTAATAGTCTTAATAATGCAATATCTAATACTGATATGATAAATCTTTCTATAAAAGAAATACTTAGAAGATCACATATTGAATCCCCTGTGATTCAAAATAATAGTGGAGGAGTTTACAATCATAATTTTTTTTGGAAAATTTTGATTCCCTCATCAAAATTTGAATCACCTGGATTAACATTCAATAATATAATAAATAAAAACTTTAATTCATTTAACTCTTTTAAAGAAAAATTTTCCAATATTGCATTAAATCATTTTGGATCTGGATGGATATGGTTATGTATAAATAATAAAAAAAAATTAAATATATGTAGTACATCTAATCAAGATAATCCTATTATGTACGGTACAAACTGTGAAGGAATTCCAATATTGGGATTAGACATTTGGGAACATGCATATTATCTTCAATACCAAAATAGAAGATCAGATTATATATCTTCTTTTTGGAAAATTATTAATTGGAAACAAGTTGAAAATAATTATCTACATGCAATCGAAACAATAGATGAATATTAA